The Eublepharis macularius isolate TG4126 chromosome 11, MPM_Emac_v1.0, whole genome shotgun sequence genome includes a region encoding these proteins:
- the BET1 gene encoding BET1 homolog, protein MRRAGLSEGTATGNYGYANSGYSVYEEENEKLAESLRSKVTAIKSLSIEIGTEVKQQNKMLAEMDDDFDSAGGFLGATMGRLKTLSRGSQTKLLCYMILFSLFVFFVIYWIIKLR, encoded by the exons ATGAGGCGGGCCGGGCTGA GTGAAGGAACGGCTACTGGCAATTATGGCTATGCCAATAGTGGGTACAGTGTATATGAGGAAGAAAATGAAAAGTTAGCTGAAAGTTTGCGTTCAAAAGTCACTGCCATAAAATCA CTTTCTATTGAAATTGGAACAGAAGttaaacagcaaaataaaatgctAGCTGAAATG GATGATGATTTTGATTCAGCGGGTGGATTTCTTGGTGCAACAATGGGTAGACTAAAAACTCTTTCCAGAGGAAGCCAAACAAAACTTTTGTGCTACATGATTCTTTTTTCgttgtttgtcttttttgtaatttACTGGATTATTAAATTGAGGTGA